One window of Nocardia sp. NBC_00508 genomic DNA carries:
- a CDS encoding nickel-binding protein: protein MPLFLSLHQAPGLSAEEVAGFGPEVAKGVHATFKRLEANTDTGFIVTLYEGADAASVEKEFERVGFPFDSITEIDLTLDEAGLSALVTE from the coding sequence ATGCCCCTCTTTCTGAGCCTTCATCAGGCACCCGGGCTGTCCGCCGAGGAAGTCGCGGGCTTCGGGCCCGAGGTAGCCAAGGGCGTGCACGCGACGTTCAAGCGGCTGGAAGCCAATACCGATACGGGGTTCATCGTGACCCTGTATGAGGGGGCCGACGCGGCGTCGGTCGAGAAGGAGTTCGAGCGGGTCGGATTCCCGTTCGACTCCATTACCGAGATCGACTTGACGCTCGATGAGGCTGGTCTGAGCGCGCTGGTCACGGAATGA
- a CDS encoding SDR family NAD(P)-dependent oxidoreductase, with protein MSDRVALVAGATKGIGEAIARMNAREGASVLVAGRNAERGRAVGLPGGHRLYAQSRAAHCHPWHPCRIAAG; from the coding sequence TTGAGCGACCGGGTTGCGCTGGTCGCCGGTGCGACGAAGGGGATCGGTGAAGCGATCGCCCGGATGAACGCCCGGGAGGGCGCGAGCGTCCTGGTGGCCGGTCGCAATGCGGAACGAGGTCGGGCGGTTGGACTACCCGGAGGGCACCGTCTGTATGCGCAGTCTCGTGCGGCCCATTGCCATCCCTGGCATCCGTGTCGCATAGCCGCTGGATAA
- a CDS encoding IclR family transcriptional regulator, translating into MNVNRLEHPGGTTKPARVDNSDEESDGRPAGLIGAVDNVLRLLRLFENSKQLRVNEVSREMGLSRSTVHRMLSTLSYHQFVEQDEFSRAYQPGPALVDIGLAVVQNMDIRVMARSALTKLWTETNETVHLAILRGPEVLFLDSIESQQIVRTGSRIGWTLPAHATASGKALLAELDEDDLLALYPNEKLEAPTDTALNSRAALITQLAETHDRGYAINNAESETDVSAVGAVVRDRAGRARASIAVTAPRSRVDEEWVTTTAAAAVRIANELSGRIG; encoded by the coding sequence ATGAATGTCAATCGCCTCGAGCATCCGGGCGGCACCACCAAGCCTGCGCGAGTGGACAATTCCGATGAGGAATCCGACGGGCGACCCGCCGGCCTGATCGGAGCGGTCGACAACGTACTTCGCCTGCTGCGACTGTTCGAGAACAGCAAACAGCTTCGGGTCAACGAGGTCAGCCGCGAAATGGGCTTGTCCCGTTCGACCGTGCACCGGATGCTCTCCACGCTGAGCTACCACCAGTTCGTCGAACAGGACGAGTTCTCCCGGGCTTATCAGCCAGGACCGGCCCTGGTCGACATCGGACTGGCCGTCGTGCAGAACATGGACATCCGGGTGATGGCCCGCAGTGCGCTGACCAAGCTGTGGACCGAGACCAACGAGACGGTCCACCTGGCGATCCTGCGTGGACCCGAGGTGCTGTTCCTCGACAGCATCGAAAGCCAGCAGATCGTGCGCACCGGCAGCCGCATCGGCTGGACACTGCCCGCCCATGCGACCGCCAGCGGCAAAGCACTGCTGGCCGAACTCGACGAGGACGACCTACTGGCGCTGTATCCGAACGAGAAACTCGAGGCGCCGACCGACACCGCACTCAACAGCAGAGCCGCCCTGATCACCCAACTGGCCGAGACACACGACCGGGGCTACGCGATCAACAACGCCGAGAGCGAAACCGATGTCAGTGCCGTCGGCGCCGTCGTGCGCGACCGCGCCGGGCGCGCACGCGCATCGATCGCCGTAACAGCACCCCGTTCGCGCGTCGACGAGGAGTGGGTGACGACGACCGCCGCCGCCGCCGTCCGTATCGCAAACGAACTCAGCGGCCGGATCGGGTAG
- a CDS encoding pyridoxamine 5'-phosphate oxidase family protein — protein MTLNEPTPAEVEQEIVELLRIEEIGALAVVTPDGAPLAATMHFASDGLATYVHTFTYTRKYAALLNDNRVSYTLDHLPADGFAGRAALRAIQVNGTATRVTEPAEIDRAIQVSHEQFEWLKDADIYKSFRRTGGAGSQVFFRIDPVEALWNDNRVRIQWRTLVRFDADGKHVATLEPYKSQG, from the coding sequence ATGACACTGAACGAACCCACACCCGCCGAAGTCGAGCAAGAGATCGTCGAACTACTGCGCATCGAGGAGATCGGAGCCCTGGCAGTCGTCACCCCGGACGGCGCTCCGCTCGCTGCGACCATGCACTTCGCCTCCGACGGGCTGGCCACCTACGTGCACACCTTCACCTACACACGTAAATACGCCGCCCTCTTGAACGACAACCGAGTCAGCTACACCCTCGACCACCTTCCAGCAGACGGCTTCGCAGGGCGGGCCGCACTCCGTGCGATCCAAGTCAACGGGACCGCCACTAGAGTGACCGAACCTGCCGAGATCGACCGGGCGATCCAGGTCAGCCACGAGCAATTCGAGTGGCTCAAAGACGCTGATATCTACAAGAGCTTCAGGCGAACAGGCGGCGCCGGCAGTCAGGTCTTCTTCCGAATCGACCCGGTCGAGGCATTGTGGAACGACAACCGCGTGCGCATCCAGTGGCGCACGTTGGTCAGGTTCGACGCCGACGGTAAGCACGTCGCCACGCTCGAGCCGTACAAGAGTCAGGGCTGA